The proteins below come from a single Terriglobales bacterium genomic window:
- a CDS encoding LLM class flavin-dependent oxidoreductase — MGNELAVSVLDLVGMRAGESAGSAIDRSADLARHVEKLGYKRYWLAEHHSISGLACSATPVLIGHVAGATKTIRVGSGGVMLPNHAPLVVAEQFGTLEALYPGRIDLGLGRAPGGDSATMRALRRDLGQGGEDFPQLLEELQAYLGPERPGQVVKAIPGQGSNVPITLLGSSDFSASLAAQRGLPFAFAAHFAPDYLYAAAQLYRDRFQPSEALRKPYFMVGVQVIAAETDAKAQRLFTTPLQRFLRLIRNQPVELLPPVDSMEPLWHDHERAAVESRLGAAIVGSDATVKAKLQKLVDDTGADEVIVVTDTYEHADRLESYRRMSKIAPTIELKSNVLLGA, encoded by the coding sequence ATGGGTAACGAACTAGCAGTTTCGGTGCTGGATCTGGTAGGCATGCGAGCAGGAGAGTCAGCGGGCAGCGCGATTGACCGGTCGGCGGATCTGGCCCGGCATGTGGAGAAGCTGGGATACAAGCGTTACTGGCTGGCAGAACACCATTCCATTTCGGGACTTGCCTGTTCGGCCACGCCAGTGCTGATTGGGCATGTGGCAGGAGCGACGAAGACAATTCGCGTGGGCAGCGGCGGCGTGATGCTTCCGAACCATGCCCCGCTCGTAGTGGCAGAACAGTTTGGCACGCTGGAGGCGCTTTACCCCGGACGAATTGACCTGGGATTGGGGCGCGCCCCGGGTGGTGACTCTGCGACGATGCGCGCATTGCGAAGAGATCTGGGTCAAGGCGGAGAGGACTTTCCGCAACTGCTCGAAGAACTGCAGGCATATCTCGGACCTGAGAGGCCGGGGCAGGTGGTGAAAGCGATTCCCGGGCAGGGAAGTAATGTCCCGATTACGTTGTTAGGGTCAAGCGACTTCAGCGCGTCACTGGCTGCTCAACGCGGATTGCCATTTGCCTTTGCCGCTCACTTCGCTCCCGATTACCTGTACGCTGCGGCGCAGTTGTACCGCGACCGTTTCCAGCCCAGTGAGGCATTGCGAAAGCCGTACTTTATGGTGGGAGTGCAGGTGATTGCAGCCGAGACGGACGCGAAAGCCCAGCGGCTATTCACAACACCGCTGCAGCGCTTTCTGCGTCTGATCCGGAACCAGCCGGTGGAGTTGTTGCCGCCGGTGGATTCCATGGAGCCCCTATGGCACGACCATGAGCGAGCAGCCGTGGAGAGTAGATTGGGCGCGGCGATTGTGGGATCGGATGCGACCGTAAAGGCGAAACTGCAGAAGTTGGTGGATGATACAGGAGCCGACGAGGTGATCGTCGTGACTGATACCTATGAGCATGCCGACAGGCTGGAGTCATATCGGCGAATGAGCAAGATTGCGCCGACGATTGAACTGAAGTCTAACGTGCTGTTAGGAGCTTGA
- a CDS encoding response regulator has product MATSSIRVLLVDDFEPFRRFVYSTLQGHPDLQLIGEVSDGLEAVQRAEELQPDLILLDIGLPNLSGIEAAPRIRRVAPQSKILFISEHSSPDMVRGALSTGACGYVVKADAGRDLLAAVNAVLRGEQFIGKRFVGNGFSSLSGAQVSEASGSDGVFTQPQQQKRATARRHEVGLYTEDRYFLDDGTQFIGAALRAGRAAVVVATELHRDELLARLHTEGLNIGAAIEQSRYIAVDAADALSTFMIDDMPDSVRFMTQLGNLLVTAAQAAKEGQGRVAIFGECVQLLWAQGNAEAAIQMEKLGNQLARTYDVDILCGYSVGHQGGTDSHFLQRVCAEHSAVHSR; this is encoded by the coding sequence TTGGCTACATCTTCCATTCGGGTTCTGCTGGTCGACGATTTCGAACCGTTTCGACGATTCGTCTATTCGACATTGCAAGGGCATCCGGACCTACAACTCATAGGCGAGGTGTCGGATGGATTGGAGGCGGTTCAGCGGGCGGAAGAACTGCAACCCGACCTGATTCTACTGGACATCGGACTTCCGAACCTGAGCGGAATCGAAGCCGCGCCACGAATCCGTCGCGTAGCACCACAGTCGAAGATCCTGTTTATCAGCGAACATTCATCGCCAGACATGGTGCGGGGAGCGCTAAGCACAGGGGCATGTGGTTACGTCGTGAAGGCGGACGCGGGACGCGATCTACTAGCCGCTGTGAATGCCGTTCTGCGGGGTGAGCAATTCATCGGGAAGCGGTTTGTAGGAAATGGTTTCTCGAGTCTTTCGGGCGCGCAAGTTTCAGAAGCTAGCGGAAGTGACGGTGTCTTCACACAACCCCAGCAGCAGAAGAGGGCGACCGCCCGGCGCCATGAAGTGGGGCTATATACCGAGGATAGGTATTTTCTTGATGACGGTACCCAGTTCATCGGGGCAGCCCTCAGGGCCGGGAGGGCGGCCGTCGTCGTCGCGACCGAGTTACACCGGGATGAGCTTCTTGCGAGATTACACACAGAGGGCTTGAATATCGGCGCCGCGATTGAGCAAAGTAGATATATCGCGGTGGATGCTGCTGACGCGCTCTCGACTTTCATGATCGATGACATGCCGGATTCAGTTCGATTCATGACGCAGTTGGGCAATCTTCTTGTAACCGCGGCGCAGGCGGCAAAGGAAGGACAGGGCCGCGTTGCAATTTTCGGAGAATGTGTGCAACTCCTGTGGGCGCAAGGTAACGCCGAGGCAGCGATTCAGATGGAAAAACTCGGCAACCAACTAGCCAGAACTTACGACGTAGACATTCTTTGCGGATATTCCGTGGGCCACCAGGGCGGAACGGACAGCCACTTCCTCCAACGAGTCTGTGCAGAGCATTCAGCCGTTCACTCCCGCTGA
- a CDS encoding DUF4386 domain-containing protein translates to MTSLSRNARVAGLLYILASVVGIVRLIYIPNTLVVHGNAAATVNNIAAHESLFRVGIVSSLLGSVLWMLVPLALYRLFKGVDHGLAVLMVILGSLMQVPIFFVNSVTDVAVLLFVRGSEFLSVVDKPQREAFVMLFLNLHHHLDLANAIFWGLWLLPFGLLVYRSRFLPRVLGVWLILACFAWLAFSFTGFLFPGHEDKVFSISQPLTLGEVATMLWLLIMGAKEQRLAAAKS, encoded by the coding sequence ATGACCTCGCTCAGCAGGAACGCCAGAGTCGCAGGGCTCCTATACATTTTGGCTTCAGTGGTTGGCATCGTGCGCCTCATCTACATTCCCAACACCTTAGTCGTGCATGGGAACGCGGCAGCGACGGTCAACAATATCGCTGCGCACGAGTCGCTCTTCCGCGTGGGCATTGTCAGTTCCCTGCTGGGCAGTGTTCTTTGGATGCTCGTCCCGTTGGCTCTTTATCGACTGTTTAAGGGAGTCGACCACGGGCTCGCTGTCTTGATGGTGATCCTGGGCAGCCTGATGCAAGTGCCTATATTCTTCGTCAACTCAGTGACTGACGTAGCTGTCCTGCTGTTCGTTCGCGGCTCTGAATTCCTGTCAGTCGTGGACAAGCCGCAGCGCGAGGCCTTCGTCATGCTGTTCCTTAACCTGCATCACCACCTTGACCTGGCCAACGCGATCTTTTGGGGCCTGTGGCTCCTTCCATTCGGCCTGCTGGTGTACAGATCGCGCTTCCTGCCCCGCGTTCTCGGCGTCTGGCTGATACTGGCTTGCTTCGCCTGGTTGGCGTTCAGCTTTACCGGCTTTCTGTTCCCAGGGCACGAAGACAAGGTCTTCAGCATTAGCCAACCTCTTACGCTGGGAGAGGTGGCGACCATGCTCTGGCTCTTGATCATGGGCGCCAAGGAGCAGCGCCTGGCGGCGGCAAAATCCTGA